The Lysinibacillus pakistanensis genome includes a window with the following:
- a CDS encoding ABC-2 transporter permease, which translates to MINLILKDVLIQKKIILFYIATIIIYLLAGVPSLIPLGFLYSVIFILNAFAYDEKDNANILLNSLPYTRKEIVSSKYIGSLIFTTIFVFMIYAGDFLINGKGGLFIWKEMLFIIGLVMVAISFMFPISYKFKTHYLLIALGVLLGIYMLTISLLVPVNDILRELARKFLTLQEAQMYFLAILTTVILYIGSWLLSIRIYEKKVF; encoded by the coding sequence TTTTAATACAAAAGAAAATAATTTTATTTTACATTGCTACTATAATAATCTACTTATTGGCAGGTGTACCCTCCCTAATACCTTTGGGATTTCTTTATAGTGTAATATTTATACTAAATGCTTTCGCTTACGATGAAAAAGACAACGCTAATATTCTGCTCAATTCTCTACCATATACGAGAAAGGAAATTGTCAGTTCAAAATATATAGGTTCACTGATATTTACAACAATATTTGTTTTCATGATTTATGCGGGGGATTTCCTCATAAATGGAAAAGGGGGTCTTTTTATATGGAAAGAAATGTTGTTTATTATTGGTCTAGTTATGGTCGCTATATCATTCATGTTTCCAATCTCCTATAAATTTAAAACGCATTATTTATTGATTGCTTTAGGTGTTTTATTGGGTATCTATATGTTAACAATTAGTTTACTAGTTCCTGTAAATGATATATTAAGAGAACTAGCACGAAAGTTCTTGACTTTACAAGAAGCGCAAATGTATTTCTTAGCTATTCTTACAACTGTTATTTTATATATTGGATCATGGCTATTATCTATTCGTATATATGAGAAGAAAGTTTTTTAA